Proteins from a single region of Parabacteroides sp. FAFU027:
- a CDS encoding helix-turn-helix domain-containing protein, which produces MTLFGDHLIYSYSECRLYLLQPTFIIRIVYFLFFLFQVIYYVFVFFREMQLYKREIADFFSETHKLQLDWIRYAFLSALGLTGLAITYFFYFNVVFHTLFVVLYTSFYFAFALNYLRYTSFYKMIKPAIEMAKSDSEIRIDKETHNTWPIVKEKILSRKSYLRSGITIEELATELKINRKQLSAFINSEEKVNFNTWINKLRIEEAKQMLIFSPETTLAEISERTGFTEQSNFSRQFKLVVNVSPSIWRSNNIRESRASFKQ; this is translated from the coding sequence ATGACTTTATTTGGTGATCATTTGATCTATTCATATTCAGAATGTCGCTTATATCTTTTACAACCGACGTTTATTATCAGAATTGTATATTTTCTTTTCTTTCTTTTCCAGGTCATATACTATGTATTTGTATTTTTTCGGGAAATGCAGTTATATAAAAGAGAGATTGCTGATTTTTTTTCCGAAACCCACAAGCTTCAACTGGATTGGATTAGATATGCTTTTTTATCGGCGTTGGGTCTGACGGGTTTGGCGATAACCTACTTCTTTTATTTCAATGTCGTTTTTCATACCCTGTTTGTGGTGCTTTATACTTCATTCTATTTTGCTTTTGCATTGAATTATCTTCGATATACGTCATTTTATAAAATGATCAAACCTGCTATCGAAATGGCAAAGAGTGATAGTGAAATCAGGATCGATAAAGAAACCCATAATACCTGGCCTATCGTTAAAGAGAAGATTCTTTCCCGAAAGTCCTACTTGCGATCCGGGATTACCATTGAGGAACTGGCAACGGAATTAAAAATTAATAGAAAGCAGCTTTCCGCATTTATAAACTCGGAAGAAAAAGTGAATTTTAATACCTGGATCAATAAGCTCCGGATTGAAGAGGCAAAGCAAATGTTGATTTTTTCTCCTGAAACTACATTAGCAGAGATTTCTGAAAGAACAGGTTTCACGGAGCAATCAAATTTTAGTCGACAGTTTAAATTAGTTGTCAATGTATCTCCTTCGATATGGCGATCAAATAATATCCGAGAATCGAGGGCCTCTTTTAAACAATAA